A genomic segment from Nonomuraea helvata encodes:
- a CDS encoding DUF4287 domain-containing protein — MSLNHSPETQTKLIARVPSITGRELPEWFQAIDNGPAFLRCDERANWLADEHGLSHGYAAAIVHEHERHRRNRMGFI; from the coding sequence ATGTCCTTGAACCACTCACCGGAGACGCAGACAAAGCTCATCGCAAGGGTCCCATCCATCACGGGACGCGAACTCCCAGAGTGGTTTCAAGCCATCGACAACGGCCCGGCTTTTCTGAGGTGCGACGAACGGGCCAACTGGCTCGCGGACGAGCACGGGCTATCCCACGGCTACGCCGCCGCGATCGTGCACGAGCACGAGCGGCACCGCCGTAACCGCATGGGCTTCATCTAA
- a CDS encoding Bax inhibitor-1/YccA family protein, translated as MTTSSCAGFLTLGVLVVAAAAAWILNVPPMVAVGAAIVALILGLIASFTQSTNPALILAYAAFEGVFLGKISAVFEGAISGIVLQAVLGTAFAFGAVLTVYSLRVIRVTPKLVKFGLAAGIAALGLLLVNMLVGLFADGGLGLRTDSPIGWAFSIVMILIGCFFLLLDFDSIEQGVRQGAPEKFAWQCAFGLTLSLVWIYLEVLRFVSYFTSSD; from the coding sequence TTGACGACGTCGTCGTGCGCGGGTTTCCTCACCCTCGGGGTGCTCGTCGTGGCCGCGGCCGCGGCGTGGATCCTCAACGTCCCGCCCATGGTCGCCGTCGGCGCCGCCATCGTCGCCCTGATCCTGGGGCTGATCGCCTCGTTCACGCAGAGCACCAACCCGGCGCTCATCCTGGCGTACGCCGCCTTCGAGGGCGTGTTCCTCGGCAAGATCAGCGCCGTCTTCGAGGGAGCCATCAGCGGCATCGTGCTGCAGGCCGTGCTCGGCACGGCGTTCGCGTTCGGCGCGGTGCTGACGGTCTACTCGTTGCGGGTCATCCGCGTCACGCCCAAGCTGGTGAAGTTCGGCCTCGCCGCGGGCATCGCGGCGCTCGGGCTGCTGCTGGTCAACATGCTCGTCGGCCTGTTCGCCGACGGCGGTCTCGGCCTGCGCACCGACAGCCCGATCGGCTGGGCGTTCAGCATCGTCATGATCCTGATCGGCTGCTTCTTCCTGCTGCTCGACTTCGACTCGATCGAGCAGGGCGTCCGTCAGGGCGCGCCGGAGAAGTTCGCCTGGCAGTGCGCGTTCGGCCTGACGCTGAGCCTGGTCTGGATCTACCTCGAGGTGCTCCGCTTCGTCAGCTATTTCACCAGCAGCGACTGA